The sequence below is a genomic window from Candidatus Dormiibacterota bacterium.
GATGGCACGAGCATGCGAAGCGGATGCTGCCACTTCTCGCCATGGTCCCCCTCCTGGTGGCGACGCGCTCGCTGATGAGCTATTTCCTGTATGTCCCGATCCTGCTGATCATCTCGGTCGGGACCAACCGTGACGGGGCTCTCTGGGCACTCGGACGAGCGGGCGCGATGACCCGACGCGCGGCACGGGTGGTGGCCGTCGGGGCCGCCGTTGCGGTGACCGGGTGCGTCGCCGGATTCGTCGTCGCGCAGGCGCCGATGCAGCTCCGGCTGGTCGCGCAGCTGCACGGTGTCGCCGGGGACGGCCGGGACACGACCACACTCGTGGTCACGGCGACGAACCGGACCGGCAGGCCGATCCGGCCGTACTTCACCCTGAGCACCGGCCAGACGACCAACGTCGGGTTCGGAGCGGTGTCCGGGCCGGCCGAGCTCCCGGCGCACGCGACGGCGACATACAGGATCCAACCCGTCAGCAGGAACGCGTTGCTGGGGAAGGGCGACGTCTATGTCATCGAGGGGTTCAGCGCCAGTCCGGCCTCGATCAGCACGTCCCCGCAATACGTCGCGACGTGACCTCGCACAGCTGGTGAGGATGTGGTGACGAGGGTGTGATCACTGGTCCGACCCGAGGCCGCACCGCGTAGATTCGACTGCAGTCACCGGCACTGACGGCGGGCTGCTTCGGACCCGCGCTTCGTGCGCAACTCGGGGGAACCATGGTCAGGACGGACGTCGCCATCGGGCGGACACTGGTGGTGGTTCCCACGTACAACGAGATCGGCAATCTGCCGGCCATCGTCACCGGCATCCTGGCGCAGGGCGAGAGCTACCACGTCCTGATCGTCGACGACAACTCTCCGGATGGCACCGGTGTGCTCGCCCGTCAGATGGCGGTGGCCCACCCCCGGGTGTCGGTGATGCACCGCACCGCAAAGGAGGGTCTCGGACCGGCATACGTCGCCGGGCTGCTGCACGGCCTCAGCCTCGGCTACGGCCGTCTGGTGACCATGGACGCCGACCTCTCGCACAACCCCGCGGATCTGCCGCGCCTGGTCGCCGCCGTCGAAGCCGGTGCGGACGTCGCCTGCGGCTCGCGCTGGGCATCGGGCGGCGGCACCGCCGGATGGCCGCTGCACCGCCGCCTCCTCAGCCGCAGCGGCTCGCTGTACGCACGAACGGTGCTCGGGCTGCGCATCCGCGACGTGACCGGCGGGTTCAAGTGCTTCCAGCGCAGCGCGCTCGCCGCCGTGGATCTCGCCGGCATGCGCACCACCGGCTACGCCTTCAACGTGGAGCTCAACTACCGGGCGGTCCGGCGGGGCATGACGGTTGTCGAGGTGCCGATCGTCTTCACCGAGCGTGTGGTCGGCGAGAGCAAGATGAGTGCCGGCATCGTGCTCGAGGCCCTGCGCAAGGTCCCGGCCCTTCGGTTCGGCTCCGGTGGTCTCGCCGCCCGGCCGGCCCGGACGCGGCACGCCGGCATCGCGGACAGCCCGTCGTGGAACGGCGGAGGCCTCGGCGAGTGGCAGCCGGCAGGGCCGCCCAACGAGCACGCGCCGCTGCCGCCGTCCGCTCCGGCGCGGGTGCCCTCTCCGGCCGCCTGACCGGTGGCCCTCAGCCGCCCTTGGCGGCTCTCTCCGTCTGCGCCTTCAGCTGCCTGACCGACGTCTCCAGGGTCCCCTTCAGCACCGGCTCCACCGCCTTGGCCATCATCTTCCCGGCGATGCCACCGGGGAGGTCGTACTCGACGGTGAAGGTCGCCTCGGTGCCGTTCCCCGTCTCCGTGAACGACCAGGAGCCGTCCTGCCGGAAGCCCTTCTTCGTCGTCCAGCCGATCGCCCTGTTCTCCACCCAGGTGTCGATCTCGACCTCGCCGTCGATGTTCAGGGGGCCGGCCTTCATGGCGAGGGAGAAGCGCGAGCCCTTGCCGTGGGTCTTGCTGCCCACCGGCTCCCACTTGGTGAGGTCCTTCATGTACTTGGTCGTGTTGCGATAGTCGTCGACGTACCCGAACACCGTCGAGACGGGAGCCTTGATGCTCTCCGTCACGGAGATGCGGCCCATGTCGCCCTCCACACTTCCCCCGGCCTCGCGGCGCCGCCGCCGGGCGAACGCGAGGGTAGCGCGTCGGTCCCGGCCTCGGCCAGCGCGCGTCATCGCGGTCACGGGGTGGTCACCATCGCCTGGCGCGACGGTTCCGCCGAAGCCCCCACCCTACAGTGGACCCCGCATGCTCTCCGCGCGCCTCCCGAGCCCCCTGAGCACCGGCCTCGGCCGGCTCGCCCGCCATCCGGTGCTCCGGCTGGGCGGCGGCCCGGTGCTGGCCGTGATCCTGCTGGCGCGCCTCCTCTACGCGCCGCTCCAGGCGCTCCACGGGGCCGGGTCCGACTTCGTCTCGTTCGCCACCGGCTCGCGCATCCTCGCATCGGGCTCGCGGTGCCTCTACTGCCTCTCCACCCAGGCGGACGCCCAGGCGTCGGTGCTCGGCTACCGGCCGCCCGCCTCGGCGACCGGCTTTCCCCACATCTTCGTCAACCCGCCGCTGGCCGCCTGGGTGCTGCGCCCGCTGGCCTCGCTCCCGCTGACGACCGGCCTCGCCCTCTTCCTGGTGGCGTCGCTGGCCGCCCTGCTCGCCGGCGCACGGCTGCTCGAGCGGTGGCTGCCCCGCTCGATCTCCGAGGGCCGTCGCGGCCTCCTGGTGATCGCCGCCACCGCCTCGCTGCCGGCGGCGACGACCCTGCTCCTCGGCCAGTGGGACGGGTTCCTGCTGCTCGCCGCAGCCGGAGCGCTCTGGGCGCTGGACCGCGAGCGGCCGCTCACCGCCGGGCTGCTCCTCTCCGTCCTCCTGGTGAAGCCGCAGCTCGCCTGGCTGCTGCTCCCGGTGCTGCTGGCGGCGTCGCGATGGAGGGTCGCCGCCGGCTTCGCCCTGGGCGCCGCGACCTGGGTGGGGAGCGCGCTGCTGATCGTGGGACCCCGCCAGCTGGTCGAGCTGGTCTCCCTGGTGAGGACCCGGCTGCCCGGCGATGGGCTGGTCAGCGCCGGGCTGCCAGCCCTCGCAGGAGGCATCGGCGGAAGCACGGCCGTGCTCATCGCCGCGCCGGTCCTCGCAGCGGTGTCGGTGGCGATCGCGTGGCGCTGCCGTGCGAGGCTGCGCCGCGCCACCCCGGCGCTGGCCCTGTCGCTCGGCATCTGCGCCTCGATCCTGTGCGCTCCCCACGTCTTCTCGGACGACCTGCTGCTGCTCGCGGTGCCGCTCGTGGTGCTGGCCACCACCTCGCCCCGGGCGGCGCTGGCCGGAGCCGTGGCGCTGAGCGCCGCCTTCGTCCTCGACGAGTGGGTCGCGAACCTGGGGCCGCGCTGGGCGGAGGCGGCGGTCGTGCTCGCGGTCGCGGGCTGCCTGCTGCGCATCCCGCTCGCCACCGCGGGCGCACGGCTCGACCCGGCGTCAGCGGGGTAGCAGCGCCGTCCCCACCATGTGCTCCACGGTGCGCAGCGCCGCCTCGACGTCGCCGCCGGTCTCGAGCAGGTGCACCACCGCCTCGTTGACGGCGCCGACCACCGCATATGCGAGCGTCTCCAGGTCGAGGCCCGCGAGCGGCGACCCCTCGCGTCCCGCGGCGGTCTGCGCCTGGGCCAGCACCATCGCCGCGAATCGCGCGTGCAGCGCCCGGCGTCGCTCCTCGATGGTGGCGCTGACCCCGACCGACTCGATGAGCAGCACCCGTGCGGTGGCCGAGTCGGCGACGCAGCCACGCACCGCGGTGGCCACCCCGGCGGCGACGCGGCGACGGGGGTCGGCCTCGGCCGCGACCGCCTCCACCACCGCGCTCAGCAGCCGCTCGCCCTCGCGCTCGAGCAGCGCGGCGAAGGCGTGCTCCTTGCCCGCGAAGCAGGCGTAGAACGCGCTCTTCGAGCAGTGCGCCCGGGCGACCACGTCGTCCACCGCGGTCTCGTGATAGCCCTGCTCGGCGACCAGTGAGACGATGGCGTCGAGGATGCGCTCGCGGTGGTGGGCGGCCCGTTCGGAGCCCCGCGCCGCGGCCGTCCCGGTGCTCATCGCAGCTCGCTGGCGCCGCCGCTGATGGCGCGCGCGATCACCCGCCGCTGGATCTCGCGGGTGCCCTCGAAGATGGTGTAGATCTTGGCGTCGCGGTGCCAGCGCTGCACCGGCAGGTCGCGGATGTAGCCCCAGCCGCCGAGGATGCTGATGGCCTGGTCGGTGACCCAGTTGGCGACCTCTCCCGCCTTCAGCTTGGCCATCGAGCCCTCGGCCCGTGCGAAGGGAAGGCCGGCGCGCCCCATGTATGCCGCCCGCCAGCAGAGCAGTCGCGCCGCGTCGATCTCGGTGCACATGTCGGCGAGCGTGAATGCGATGGCCTGGTTGGTGATGATCGGCCGGCCGAACTGGACCCGGTTCATCGCGTAGTCGAGGGCGTACTCGTAGGCCGCGCGGGCGATGCCCACCGCCTGTGCCCCCACGATCGGCCGTGACAGCTCGAGGGTGCGCAGCGCCGACGAGCTTCCCCGCTCCTCGAGCGTCCCGGTGCGCACCCGCTCGCGGGCCCGGGCCATCCGTCCCTCCAGCCGCTCCTCGCCGCCGAGCAGGTTGTCGGCCGGCACCCTGACGCCCTCGAGCACCACCTCGGCGGTGTGCGAGGCGCGCAGCCCAAGCTTGTGGTGCTTGTCCCCCATCGACAGTCCGGGCGTGCCCTTCTCGATGACGAAGGACGCGTGCCCGGCGTGGCCGAGGGCGGGATCGACGGTGGCCACCACCACGTGGATGTCGGCGATGCCACCGTTGGTGATGAAGCACTTCCGGCCGTCGATGACCCAATCGTCGCCGTCGCGGCGGGCGCGGGTGCGCAGGCTGCCGACGTCGCTGCCGCTGTCGGGCTCGGTGATCGCGTAGGCGCCGAGATGGACGTCGTCGACGGTCCCATAGCAGCGAGGGATCCAGCGGAGGACCTGCTCGGGGGTGCCGGTGGCGAAGATGCCGGCGCTGGCGAGATGGGAGCCGAAGATGCTCAGCCCGATCCCGGCGTCGCCCCAGAACAGCTCCTCGTTGACCGCCGCCATCAGCAGGCCGGTCTGGTCGGCGTGCATCGTCTGCAGCATGTCGACGCCGTAGAGACCGACCCTGGCGGCCTCCTGGAGGATCGGCCAGGGGGTCTCCTCCCGCTCGTCCCACTCGGCGGCGGCGGGCCGGATCACCCGGACCGCGAAGTCGTGCACCCAGTCCCGGACGACCAGCGACTCCTCGTTGAGTCCCATCGGGACGACCGCGGACGCGCCCGATGTCGACGGAGCGGGCAGGGGCGTCGAGGTGGCCATGGAGAACCCTCGGTGACCGGGACGGCAGCCGGCGGTGCGGCACTGTGCGGCAGACCAGTACGTACCATTCTGGCAGGTTGGCCCCGCGCCGTCCACCCCGCCGCCGACCGGCCGGGCCTCGACCCGATGCTAGAATGGCGCCCCTCGGGAAGTAGCTCAGCCAGGTTAGAGTGCACGGTTCGGGACCGTGAGGTCGCGAGTTCGAATCTCGCCTTCCCGACCACGCAGACATCCCTTGTAGGGCAACGGTTTATCAGGACCGGTGCACTCGGGATTCGGAGCCTCGGGGGGTCGTGGGACCCCTATCCTCCCGCGACCCCCCCCGTCGAGCCCCGGCCGCGGCATGGGGTTGACTGGACGGCCGAACGGGTGTACGGTCGCGTGCCCATGTCCGATTCGGCCCGAGCGCGGGCGGCTGAAGAGGAGACCGGATGACCGGGAGCGAGGGAGCGTTGATCCTCCCGGCAGGGGTGCCGCCCGGCCTGGCATCGCCGCGGGTGCGCGGGCCGCTCGCCCAGGCGGCCATGAGCGAGATGGACCGCCCCGCGGCGCGGCTGAGGGTCAGGTTACTGTGACGGAGACGGCGGGCAGCTACAAGGTGCTCGGCGGACGCCTCGAAGCGCGGTCAATTGCCTTGGTTAGCACTGCTTGAGGTGAACCGGACCCAAGCCCGCAGTCCCGGGACCACGCGCTCACCAGAGGTGTTCGGCGCGTCGACGGTGGCCGTGAAGCGCGATCCACTACCAGTGGTCGTGGGCTCGACCGCGACCACTTGTCCATGGAGGGCAACCCCGGGCAGCTTGTCGACGGTGATATCAGCCGGTGTCCCGGACGTGACGTCATTCGGCACGTCGATCGTCACCTGGACATGGGAGAGGTCCAGAACTGTGAGCAACACCTGTCCGGGGGAAGCGAACGCGCCAGGCTGAATGCTCACCTTTCCGATCACTCCGTCAATGGGCGTGAGGATCTCCGTCGCCCGACCCTCGGCGAGGTCGAGCTGCTGCTGGACGATCGCGGCCTGGTACTGGTAGGTGTTGATTTCCTGCCAGAGTACGGTCGCGTGGGCACTGTCCTGGTTGGCCGTTGCGGTCACGCGGGCCTTGGCGGCTTGGATCTCACTGTTGAGCAGAGCGATCTGGGCCGTCAACGACGGCCCTTGCTCCCTTAGCATCCCCGGGTCGAGCGACAGCAGCGGCTGGCCACGGCGTACGTGGTCCCCGGCACGGACGGCGACGCCAGTGACCAGATCGCGGAAGCCCACGCTGACGGGCACGGTGACTCCCGCCGCCGTGATTCCTGCCGAGCCGGCACCCGGGGCGGCCGCCGGACCCGCATGACCGCCCTGGTGGGTCCACAAGGCAACTCCGACCACTCCAGCGAATGCAACCACGACGGCCGTCCCCGTAGCGAGGCGGCCGAACCGACGTCGCCAGGCGGGCGGGGGCATTTCGGTAGCGATGTCCATGAGTCTCCTTTCCAACCCCACCGGGGCCGGCAACTTGGTCACACGGTCGAGATGCGCCCGCACGCGGTCGTTCAGAAGCTGATCGTCCTGCTCAGCCATGGGTAATCTCCCGACGCAGGGTGGCGAGGGCTCGTGCGAGATGGCTACGCACGGTGCCGGGTCGGCAGGCGATGAGCTCCGCGCACTCATCGAGCGAGTAGCCGTAGTGGTAGTGGAGCGTGATCACGGTACGTTGGTGCAGCGTCAGTCGCCGAAATGCACGGTCGATGTCCAGGTCGCTCTCGTCGATGGTTGGCAGGTAGGCTGGGTCGGCGTCATCGGTCCTTCGATCCGACCAGAGGAGCCAGCGATCCGAGCGCCGTCGGCTTCGCAAGCAGTGGTTGACGCAGATGCGTGTCAGCCAGGCACCCCTTCGATCGGGATCGGCGAGCGACTCCCAGGCTCTCCAGGCCCTCACCATCGTCTCCTGGACCGCGTCCTCCGCGTCCCCAGCATCACGGAGGATCGAGAAGGCCAGACTGAGGAGGCGAGCGCTCTCAAGCCGGACGGCTCCCTCGAACTCGTGTCGCCGTACGGATGCCTCCTCCTCAGCCGAGGTCATCGTCGTCTCCCAGATGCTCATACCCAGTAAGACTCCGTTCGGAGTCCTCTGGTTTACGCGAGCTTGGCACCGGCTCAGAATCTCGCCCAGCATCCCCATCGACTACTGACCGAGCGATCAGGGCTCCCTTGAGCGCCAGTCGACACAGGCGATCGGCTCATACCCGGGAGACCAGAGGCGCCCCGTGCCAATGCGGTGGGGCCACCCTTCGGGCAGGTCAGACCGAGCGGCACAGATCTGCTCCCCGGGCGTATACAGAGCATGCACAACACCACCGCCATCGGGGGAGCTGGCCTGAGCCACTTCGCCGAGACTCACCCAGGTGAAAGCCGAGGCATCAGGGCCGAGGACCTCGCTGCCGCCTATCTACCCCGGGTGCACCGCTTCGCGGTCATGGTATGCCCCCAGGGCGTGGACCCGGAGGATCTCGCGCAGCAGGCGATGCTCAGGGCGATCGAACGCGTCGCGCAGTTCGACCCGAGTCGCGGGACCCTGGACGCCTGGCTGTGGCGCATCGTCGTCAATCTTGGGCGCGACGCCGGGCGCATCGCGCGGCGGACGGAGTTCATGGTCGAGCGTCTGGTGATGCACGAC
It includes:
- a CDS encoding polyprenol monophosphomannose synthase; translation: MVVPTYNEIGNLPAIVTGILAQGESYHVLIVDDNSPDGTGVLARQMAVAHPRVSVMHRTAKEGLGPAYVAGLLHGLSLGYGRLVTMDADLSHNPADLPRLVAAVEAGADVACGSRWASGGGTAGWPLHRRLLSRSGSLYARTVLGLRIRDVTGGFKCFQRSALAAVDLAGMRTTGYAFNVELNYRAVRRGMTVVEVPIVFTERVVGESKMSAGIVLEALRKVPALRFGSGGLAARPARTRHAGIADSPSWNGGGLGEWQPAGPPNEHAPLPPSAPARVPSPAA
- a CDS encoding SRPBCC family protein encodes the protein MTRAGRGRDRRATLAFARRRRREAGGSVEGDMGRISVTESIKAPVSTVFGYVDDYRNTTKYMKDLTKWEPVGSKTHGKGSRFSLAMKAGPLNIDGEVEIDTWVENRAIGWTTKKGFRQDGSWSFTETGNGTEATFTVEYDLPGGIAGKMMAKAVEPVLKGTLETSVRQLKAQTERAAKGG
- a CDS encoding glycosyltransferase family 87 protein — encoded protein: MLSARLPSPLSTGLGRLARHPVLRLGGGPVLAVILLARLLYAPLQALHGAGSDFVSFATGSRILASGSRCLYCLSTQADAQASVLGYRPPASATGFPHIFVNPPLAAWVLRPLASLPLTTGLALFLVASLAALLAGARLLERWLPRSISEGRRGLLVIAATASLPAATTLLLGQWDGFLLLAAAGALWALDRERPLTAGLLLSVLLVKPQLAWLLLPVLLAASRWRVAAGFALGAATWVGSALLIVGPRQLVELVSLVRTRLPGDGLVSAGLPALAGGIGGSTAVLIAAPVLAAVSVAIAWRCRARLRRATPALALSLGICASILCAPHVFSDDLLLLAVPLVVLATTSPRAALAGAVALSAAFVLDEWVANLGPRWAEAAVVLAVAGCLLRIPLATAGARLDPASAG
- a CDS encoding TetR/AcrR family transcriptional regulator; amino-acid sequence: MSTGTAAARGSERAAHHRERILDAIVSLVAEQGYHETAVDDVVARAHCSKSAFYACFAGKEHAFAALLEREGERLLSAVVEAVAAEADPRRRVAAGVATAVRGCVADSATARVLLIESVGVSATIEERRRALHARFAAMVLAQAQTAAGREGSPLAGLDLETLAYAVVGAVNEAVVHLLETGGDVEAALRTVEHMVGTALLPR
- a CDS encoding acyl-CoA dehydrogenase family protein: MGLNEESLVVRDWVHDFAVRVIRPAAAEWDEREETPWPILQEAARVGLYGVDMLQTMHADQTGLLMAAVNEELFWGDAGIGLSIFGSHLASAGIFATGTPEQVLRWIPRCYGTVDDVHLGAYAITEPDSGSDVGSLRTRARRDGDDWVIDGRKCFITNGGIADIHVVVATVDPALGHAGHASFVIEKGTPGLSMGDKHHKLGLRASHTAEVVLEGVRVPADNLLGGEERLEGRMARARERVRTGTLEERGSSSALRTLELSRPIVGAQAVGIARAAYEYALDYAMNRVQFGRPIITNQAIAFTLADMCTEIDAARLLCWRAAYMGRAGLPFARAEGSMAKLKAGEVANWVTDQAISILGGWGYIRDLPVQRWHRDAKIYTIFEGTREIQRRVIARAISGGASELR
- a CDS encoding efflux RND transporter periplasmic adaptor subunit; the protein is MAEQDDQLLNDRVRAHLDRVTKLPAPVGLERRLMDIATEMPPPAWRRRFGRLATGTAVVVAFAGVVGVALWTHQGGHAGPAAAPGAGSAGITAAGVTVPVSVGFRDLVTGVAVRAGDHVRRGQPLLSLDPGMLREQGPSLTAQIALLNSEIQAAKARVTATANQDSAHATVLWQEINTYQYQAAIVQQQLDLAEGRATEILTPIDGVIGKVSIQPGAFASPGQVLLTVLDLSHVQVTIDVPNDVTSGTPADITVDKLPGVALHGQVVAVEPTTTGSGSRFTATVDAPNTSGERVVPGLRAWVRFTSSSANQGN
- a CDS encoding sigma-70 family RNA polymerase sigma factor, with translation MSIWETTMTSAEEEASVRRHEFEGAVRLESARLLSLAFSILRDAGDAEDAVQETMVRAWRAWESLADPDRRGAWLTRICVNHCLRSRRRSDRWLLWSDRRTDDADPAYLPTIDESDLDIDRAFRRLTLHQRTVITLHYHYGYSLDECAELIACRPGTVRSHLARALATLRREITHG
- a CDS encoding sigma-70 family RNA polymerase sigma factor; protein product: MHNTTAIGGAGLSHFAETHPGESRGIRAEDLAAAYLPRVHRFAVMVCPQGVDPEDLAQQAMLRAIERVAQFDPSRGTLDAWLWRIVVNLGRDAGRIARRTEFMVERLVMHDRGALRGDSPETLALDQMRDRDLIEAVRRLPRRHRSLIALRYGAGLSAAEIAECMGTTRMAAAKALRRALDRLRADLTDLEVTE